One genomic region from Amaranthus tricolor cultivar Red isolate AtriRed21 chromosome 12, ASM2621246v1, whole genome shotgun sequence encodes:
- the LOC130828363 gene encoding type I inositol polyphosphate 5-phosphatase 10-like isoform X1 has protein sequence MAVVYGIWRFWTRAIQQILDGFKMALRIQDRKSKFLIHKMFSAKDRCRRGTKYPSEGGLFTGACTEVQTAGNAKSLKTFVATWNVGGKFPETGLVLDDFLQVNAPSDIYILGFQEIVPLNAGNVLVIEDSEPAARWLALINQSLNRGTDHFQMLSKTTSLIDSKTFGGSKQAKLTSTSSGLLFFPKYSLKTVSKQFRTERKKRLKYCNCASDLDRRYTRDSCFPCQQSNVSDDDLSSEEDDGPNGVVFSEIMNSSGNDQKYSLIVSKQMVGIFLTIWVKRELVQHISHLKTSCISRGIMGLGNKGCIAVSMLLYRTSLCFICSHLASGEKEGDELRRNLDVIEILKCTYFPRRCKIPNSQIPETILEHDRIVWLGDLNYRISLSHTETLKLLNKKDWDCLLSKDQLKIEREAGRVFKGWREGPIKFAPTYKYSYNSDTYLGEANISSSKKRTPAWCDRILWKGEGIHQLSYERKDSSKYQFSDHRPVYATFNVEVAVREPSNLNFCPIEVE, from the exons ATGGCTG tagTCTATGGAATTTGGAGATTCTGGACAAGAGCAATCCAACAAATTCTTGATGGGTTTAAGATGGCTTTGAGAATACAAGACAGGAAAAGCAag TTTTTGATTCACAAAATGTTTTCAGCTAAAGATAGATGTAGAAGAGGAACCAAATACCCTTCTG AAGGAGGTTTATTCACTGGTGCTTGTACTGAAGTCCAAACAGCTGGAAATGCCAAGAGTTTAAA AACTTTTGTGGCTACATGGAATGTGGGAGGGAAGTTTCCTGAGACTGGTCTTGTTCTTGATGATTTTCTTCAGGTTAATGCTCCTTCAGACATTTACATCCTGGG TTTTCAGGAGATTGTGCCATTAAATGCTGGAAATGTGCTAGTTATAGAAGACAGTGAGCCAGCAGCAAGGTGGCTGGCTCTAATAAATCAGTCTCTAAATAGAGGCACTGATCACTTTCAAATGCTAAGTAAAACAACCTCTTTGATTGATTCAAAGACGTTTGGTGGATCGAAACAAGCCAAGTTAACAAGCACCTCAAGTGGTTTACTTTTTTTCCCCAAGTACTCACTCAAAACCGTGAGCAAGCAATTCAGGACCGAAAGAAAAAAGAGGCTCAAGTATTGCAATTGTGCCTCGGATCTTGATAGAAGATACACACGAGATTCTTGTTTTCCTTGTCAACAAAGTAATGTTAGTGACGATGATTTATCATCAGAAGAGGATGATGGGCCAAATGGGGTTGTCTTTTCCGAAATCATGAATTCTTCAGGAAATGACCAAAAATACAGCTTAATTGTGAGCAAACAAATGGTTGGGATTTTCCTTACCATATGGGTTAAGAGGGAGCTCGTTCAACATATAAGTCACTTGAAAACTTCTTGTATTAGTCGCGGTATCATGGGCCTTGGCAATAAG GGCTGTATCGCAGTGAGCATGCTTTTGTATAGGACGAGCTTGTGCTTCATATGCAGCCATTTAGCATCCGGTGAGAAAGAAGGAGACGAGCTCAGAAGGAATTTAGATGTCATTGAGATACTTAAATGTACATATTTTCCCAGGAGATGCAAAATTCCTAACAGCCAAATTCCTGAGACAATATTAGAGCACGA TCGAATCGTATGGTTAGGAGACTTGAATTACAGGATTTCTTTAAGTCATACCGAAACCTTGAAGCTGCTTAACAAGAAGGATTGGGATTGCCTTCTAAGCAAGGATCAG CTGAAAATCGAGAGGGAAGCAGGCCGAGTATTCAAAGGATGGAGGGAAGGGCCTATAAAATTTGCGCCAACTTATAAGTACTCGTATAACTCGGACACTTATCTAGGAGAGGCCAATATCTCATCGAGCAAAAAAAGAACTCCAGCTTG GTGTGACAGAATATTATGGAAGGGTGAAGGGATTCATCAATTGTCTTACGAACGAAAGGACTCGAGCAAGTATCAATTTTCTGATCACCGGCctgtttatgcaacatttaatgtAGAGGTTGCGGTTAGGGAACCATCAAACTTGAACTTTTGCCCTATTGAAGTTGAATAA
- the LOC130828363 gene encoding type I inositol polyphosphate 5-phosphatase 10-like isoform X2 yields MAVYGIWRFWTRAIQQILDGFKMALRIQDRKSKFLIHKMFSAKDRCRRGTKYPSEGGLFTGACTEVQTAGNAKSLKTFVATWNVGGKFPETGLVLDDFLQVNAPSDIYILGFQEIVPLNAGNVLVIEDSEPAARWLALINQSLNRGTDHFQMLSKTTSLIDSKTFGGSKQAKLTSTSSGLLFFPKYSLKTVSKQFRTERKKRLKYCNCASDLDRRYTRDSCFPCQQSNVSDDDLSSEEDDGPNGVVFSEIMNSSGNDQKYSLIVSKQMVGIFLTIWVKRELVQHISHLKTSCISRGIMGLGNKGCIAVSMLLYRTSLCFICSHLASGEKEGDELRRNLDVIEILKCTYFPRRCKIPNSQIPETILEHDRIVWLGDLNYRISLSHTETLKLLNKKDWDCLLSKDQLKIEREAGRVFKGWREGPIKFAPTYKYSYNSDTYLGEANISSSKKRTPAWCDRILWKGEGIHQLSYERKDSSKYQFSDHRPVYATFNVEVAVREPSNLNFCPIEVE; encoded by the exons ATGGCTG TCTATGGAATTTGGAGATTCTGGACAAGAGCAATCCAACAAATTCTTGATGGGTTTAAGATGGCTTTGAGAATACAAGACAGGAAAAGCAag TTTTTGATTCACAAAATGTTTTCAGCTAAAGATAGATGTAGAAGAGGAACCAAATACCCTTCTG AAGGAGGTTTATTCACTGGTGCTTGTACTGAAGTCCAAACAGCTGGAAATGCCAAGAGTTTAAA AACTTTTGTGGCTACATGGAATGTGGGAGGGAAGTTTCCTGAGACTGGTCTTGTTCTTGATGATTTTCTTCAGGTTAATGCTCCTTCAGACATTTACATCCTGGG TTTTCAGGAGATTGTGCCATTAAATGCTGGAAATGTGCTAGTTATAGAAGACAGTGAGCCAGCAGCAAGGTGGCTGGCTCTAATAAATCAGTCTCTAAATAGAGGCACTGATCACTTTCAAATGCTAAGTAAAACAACCTCTTTGATTGATTCAAAGACGTTTGGTGGATCGAAACAAGCCAAGTTAACAAGCACCTCAAGTGGTTTACTTTTTTTCCCCAAGTACTCACTCAAAACCGTGAGCAAGCAATTCAGGACCGAAAGAAAAAAGAGGCTCAAGTATTGCAATTGTGCCTCGGATCTTGATAGAAGATACACACGAGATTCTTGTTTTCCTTGTCAACAAAGTAATGTTAGTGACGATGATTTATCATCAGAAGAGGATGATGGGCCAAATGGGGTTGTCTTTTCCGAAATCATGAATTCTTCAGGAAATGACCAAAAATACAGCTTAATTGTGAGCAAACAAATGGTTGGGATTTTCCTTACCATATGGGTTAAGAGGGAGCTCGTTCAACATATAAGTCACTTGAAAACTTCTTGTATTAGTCGCGGTATCATGGGCCTTGGCAATAAG GGCTGTATCGCAGTGAGCATGCTTTTGTATAGGACGAGCTTGTGCTTCATATGCAGCCATTTAGCATCCGGTGAGAAAGAAGGAGACGAGCTCAGAAGGAATTTAGATGTCATTGAGATACTTAAATGTACATATTTTCCCAGGAGATGCAAAATTCCTAACAGCCAAATTCCTGAGACAATATTAGAGCACGA TCGAATCGTATGGTTAGGAGACTTGAATTACAGGATTTCTTTAAGTCATACCGAAACCTTGAAGCTGCTTAACAAGAAGGATTGGGATTGCCTTCTAAGCAAGGATCAG CTGAAAATCGAGAGGGAAGCAGGCCGAGTATTCAAAGGATGGAGGGAAGGGCCTATAAAATTTGCGCCAACTTATAAGTACTCGTATAACTCGGACACTTATCTAGGAGAGGCCAATATCTCATCGAGCAAAAAAAGAACTCCAGCTTG GTGTGACAGAATATTATGGAAGGGTGAAGGGATTCATCAATTGTCTTACGAACGAAAGGACTCGAGCAAGTATCAATTTTCTGATCACCGGCctgtttatgcaacatttaatgtAGAGGTTGCGGTTAGGGAACCATCAAACTTGAACTTTTGCCCTATTGAAGTTGAATAA
- the LOC130828363 gene encoding type I inositol polyphosphate 5-phosphatase 10-like isoform X3: MALRIQDRKSKFLIHKMFSAKDRCRRGTKYPSEGGLFTGACTEVQTAGNAKSLKTFVATWNVGGKFPETGLVLDDFLQVNAPSDIYILGFQEIVPLNAGNVLVIEDSEPAARWLALINQSLNRGTDHFQMLSKTTSLIDSKTFGGSKQAKLTSTSSGLLFFPKYSLKTVSKQFRTERKKRLKYCNCASDLDRRYTRDSCFPCQQSNVSDDDLSSEEDDGPNGVVFSEIMNSSGNDQKYSLIVSKQMVGIFLTIWVKRELVQHISHLKTSCISRGIMGLGNKGCIAVSMLLYRTSLCFICSHLASGEKEGDELRRNLDVIEILKCTYFPRRCKIPNSQIPETILEHDRIVWLGDLNYRISLSHTETLKLLNKKDWDCLLSKDQLKIEREAGRVFKGWREGPIKFAPTYKYSYNSDTYLGEANISSSKKRTPAWCDRILWKGEGIHQLSYERKDSSKYQFSDHRPVYATFNVEVAVREPSNLNFCPIEVE; encoded by the exons ATGGCTTTGAGAATACAAGACAGGAAAAGCAag TTTTTGATTCACAAAATGTTTTCAGCTAAAGATAGATGTAGAAGAGGAACCAAATACCCTTCTG AAGGAGGTTTATTCACTGGTGCTTGTACTGAAGTCCAAACAGCTGGAAATGCCAAGAGTTTAAA AACTTTTGTGGCTACATGGAATGTGGGAGGGAAGTTTCCTGAGACTGGTCTTGTTCTTGATGATTTTCTTCAGGTTAATGCTCCTTCAGACATTTACATCCTGGG TTTTCAGGAGATTGTGCCATTAAATGCTGGAAATGTGCTAGTTATAGAAGACAGTGAGCCAGCAGCAAGGTGGCTGGCTCTAATAAATCAGTCTCTAAATAGAGGCACTGATCACTTTCAAATGCTAAGTAAAACAACCTCTTTGATTGATTCAAAGACGTTTGGTGGATCGAAACAAGCCAAGTTAACAAGCACCTCAAGTGGTTTACTTTTTTTCCCCAAGTACTCACTCAAAACCGTGAGCAAGCAATTCAGGACCGAAAGAAAAAAGAGGCTCAAGTATTGCAATTGTGCCTCGGATCTTGATAGAAGATACACACGAGATTCTTGTTTTCCTTGTCAACAAAGTAATGTTAGTGACGATGATTTATCATCAGAAGAGGATGATGGGCCAAATGGGGTTGTCTTTTCCGAAATCATGAATTCTTCAGGAAATGACCAAAAATACAGCTTAATTGTGAGCAAACAAATGGTTGGGATTTTCCTTACCATATGGGTTAAGAGGGAGCTCGTTCAACATATAAGTCACTTGAAAACTTCTTGTATTAGTCGCGGTATCATGGGCCTTGGCAATAAG GGCTGTATCGCAGTGAGCATGCTTTTGTATAGGACGAGCTTGTGCTTCATATGCAGCCATTTAGCATCCGGTGAGAAAGAAGGAGACGAGCTCAGAAGGAATTTAGATGTCATTGAGATACTTAAATGTACATATTTTCCCAGGAGATGCAAAATTCCTAACAGCCAAATTCCTGAGACAATATTAGAGCACGA TCGAATCGTATGGTTAGGAGACTTGAATTACAGGATTTCTTTAAGTCATACCGAAACCTTGAAGCTGCTTAACAAGAAGGATTGGGATTGCCTTCTAAGCAAGGATCAG CTGAAAATCGAGAGGGAAGCAGGCCGAGTATTCAAAGGATGGAGGGAAGGGCCTATAAAATTTGCGCCAACTTATAAGTACTCGTATAACTCGGACACTTATCTAGGAGAGGCCAATATCTCATCGAGCAAAAAAAGAACTCCAGCTTG GTGTGACAGAATATTATGGAAGGGTGAAGGGATTCATCAATTGTCTTACGAACGAAAGGACTCGAGCAAGTATCAATTTTCTGATCACCGGCctgtttatgcaacatttaatgtAGAGGTTGCGGTTAGGGAACCATCAAACTTGAACTTTTGCCCTATTGAAGTTGAATAA
- the LOC130828363 gene encoding type I inositol polyphosphate 5-phosphatase 10-like isoform X4, whose translation MGGKFPETGLVLDDFLQVNAPSDIYILGFQEIVPLNAGNVLVIEDSEPAARWLALINQSLNRGTDHFQMLSKTTSLIDSKTFGGSKQAKLTSTSSGLLFFPKYSLKTVSKQFRTERKKRLKYCNCASDLDRRYTRDSCFPCQQSNVSDDDLSSEEDDGPNGVVFSEIMNSSGNDQKYSLIVSKQMVGIFLTIWVKRELVQHISHLKTSCISRGIMGLGNKGCIAVSMLLYRTSLCFICSHLASGEKEGDELRRNLDVIEILKCTYFPRRCKIPNSQIPETILEHDRIVWLGDLNYRISLSHTETLKLLNKKDWDCLLSKDQLKIEREAGRVFKGWREGPIKFAPTYKYSYNSDTYLGEANISSSKKRTPAWCDRILWKGEGIHQLSYERKDSSKYQFSDHRPVYATFNVEVAVREPSNLNFCPIEVE comes from the exons ATGGGAGGGAAGTTTCCTGAGACTGGTCTTGTTCTTGATGATTTTCTTCAGGTTAATGCTCCTTCAGATATTTACATCCTGGG TTTTCAGGAGATTGTGCCATTAAATGCTGGAAATGTGCTAGTTATAGAAGACAGTGAGCCAGCAGCAAGGTGGCTGGCTCTAATAAATCAGTCTCTAAATAGAGGCACTGATCACTTTCAAATGCTAAGTAAAACAACCTCTTTGATTGATTCAAAGACGTTTGGTGGATCGAAACAAGCCAAGTTAACAAGCACCTCAAGTGGTTTACTTTTTTTCCCCAAGTACTCACTCAAAACCGTGAGCAAGCAATTCAGGACCGAAAGAAAAAAGAGGCTCAAGTATTGCAATTGTGCCTCGGATCTTGATAGAAGATACACACGAGATTCTTGTTTTCCTTGTCAACAAAGTAATGTTAGTGACGATGATTTATCATCAGAAGAGGATGATGGGCCAAATGGGGTTGTCTTTTCCGAAATCATGAATTCTTCAGGAAATGACCAAAAATACAGCTTAATTGTGAGCAAACAAATGGTTGGGATTTTCCTTACCATATGGGTTAAGAGGGAGCTCGTTCAACATATAAGTCACTTGAAAACTTCTTGTATTAGTCGCGGTATCATGGGCCTTGGCAATAAG GGCTGTATCGCAGTGAGCATGCTTTTGTATAGGACGAGCTTGTGCTTCATATGCAGCCATTTAGCATCCGGTGAGAAAGAAGGAGACGAGCTCAGAAGGAATTTAGATGTCATTGAGATACTTAAATGTACATATTTTCCCAGGAGATGCAAAATTCCTAACAGCCAAATTCCTGAGACAATATTAGAGCACGA TCGAATCGTATGGTTAGGAGACTTGAATTACAGGATTTCTTTAAGTCATACCGAAACCTTGAAGCTGCTTAACAAGAAGGATTGGGATTGCCTTCTAAGCAAGGATCAG CTGAAAATCGAGAGGGAAGCAGGCCGAGTATTCAAAGGATGGAGGGAAGGGCCTATAAAATTTGCGCCAACTTATAAGTACTCGTATAACTCGGACACTTATCTAGGAGAGGCCAATATCTCATCGAGCAAAAAAAGAACTCCAGCTTG GTGTGACAGAATATTATGGAAGGGTGAAGGGATTCATCAATTGTCTTACGAACGAAAGGACTCGAGCAAGTATCAATTTTCTGATCACCGGCctgtttatgcaacatttaatgtAGAGGTTGCGGTTAGGGAACCATCAAACTTGAACTTTTGCCCTATTGAAGTTGAATAA
- the LOC130828365 gene encoding ETHYLENE INSENSITIVE 3-like 1 protein, which translates to MMSKMNFLEDIGFCSNFEFFAPPPQSAVAEVDAGRDCEPEGAVDEDYSDDEVDVDELERRMWRDRLLLKKLKEQSKDKAKEGVDAAKQRQSQEQARRKKMSRAQDGILKYMLKMMEVCKAQGFVYGIIPEKGKPVSGASDNLRAWWKEKVRFDRNGPAAISKYQADHSMPGSNEDCNAMGSTPHTLQELQDTTLGSLLSALMQHCDPPQRRFPLEKGVPPPWWPNGTEEWWPQLGLPKDHGPPPYKKPHDLKKAWKVSVLTAVIKHMSPDIAKIRKLVRQSKCLQDKMTAKESATWLAIINQEEALARKLYPDRCPPPTTGGSGSLLISDTSDYDVDGVDNDPSGEVDDTKPQNINLFNFGVGAPNHILTSPIKGEVIDTNAADFPEKRKQPTPGSHMVIDQKIFVCEYSQCPYGDTRLGFLDRNSRNNHQLNCLYRYGSSTLGVGVTNFQGNNSEPANFATSFAQHEKLPVQSENQSSANFNVNGLGLPEDGQNLISSLMTVYDTSPVLTSNKNVNLGSTNFTENNQMGGTFVGQGGVFGNGVSQGMSVNAVKDHNQAQPKVAQFQLDNGFLGQAMPPMNVGNNTPQQKLQFQMGGTGFQGPKVNQPGNNMGGSRVSVENSLSGQRTMPGGNVSQGSNMGGSRIAMENSFSGQRTVPGGNGNNMAGSVLQSNTMQMDNCRAFDSSFGMTLNDNIADFGYGGLPFNLSTIDFDQLSRQDSSIWNL; encoded by the coding sequence ATGATGTCGAAAATGAATTTTCTTGAAGATATTGGATTTTGTTCGAACTTTGAGTTCTTTGCTCCACCACCGCAATCCGCAGTAGCAGAGGTGGATGCAGGCCGGGATTGTGAACCCGAGGGTGCTGTTGACGAGGATTACTCTGATGATGAGGTGGATGTGGATGAGCTTGAACGACGTATGTGGAGAGATCGTCTGCTCCTTAAGAAGCTTAAGGAGCAGAGCAAAGATAAGGCTAAAGAAGGCGTTGATGCAGCGAAACAGCGCCAGTCTCAGGAGCAGGCTCGTAGAAAGAAGATGTCGAGGGCTCAGGACGGGATTCTGAAGTACATGTTGAAAATGATGGAGGTCTGTAAGGCTCAAGGTTTTGTTTATGGGATTATCCCCGAGAAGGGGAAACCCGTTAGCGGAGCTTCTGATAATCTGCGCGCTTGGTGGAAAGAGAAGGTTAGGTTCGACAGGAATGGTCCTGCGGCTATCTCGAAATACCAGGCCGATCACTCGATGCCTGGTAGCAATGAGGACTGTAATGCAATGGGTTCAACTCCTCATACTTTGCAGGAGCTCCAAGACACTACTCTTGGATCCCTTTTATCCGCGCTTATGCAACATTGTGATCCTCCGCAGAGGCGATTTCCTTTGGAGAAAGGCGTTCCCCCACCATGGTGGCCTAATGGGACCGAAGAATGGTGGCCCCAGTTGGGACTTCCGAAAGATCATGGACCGCCTCCGTACAAGAAGCCTCATGATCTTAAGAAGGCATGGAAGGTGAGTGTCCTTACAGCCGTGATTAAGCATATGTCACCTGATATAGCCAAAATCCGGAAGCTTGTTCGTCAGTCCAAGTGTTTACAGGATAAGATGACAGCGAAAGAAAGCGCAACATGGCTTGCAATCATTAATCAGGAGGAGGCTTTGGCTCGGAAACTCTATCCTGATCGATGCCCGCCTCCAACTACTGGTGGTAGCGGGTCTTTGCTGATCAGTGATACTAGTGATTATGATGTTGATGGGGTCGACAATGATCCCTCTGGCGAAGTAGATGATACTAAGCCTCAGAATATCAACCTCTTCAATTTTGGTGTCGGGGCGCCTAACCACATTTTAACCTCGCCGATCAAGGGTGAAGTCATTGATACTAATGCTGCTGATTTTCCTGAAAAGAGGAAGCAACCAACTCCTGGGTCTCACATGGTGATAGATCAGAAAATATTTGTTTGTGAGTATAGTCAATGCCCTTACGGTGATACCCGTCTTGGATTCTTGGACCGGAATTCAAGAAACAATCATCAGCTGAACTGCCTGTATAGGTATGGTTCTTCGACTCTCGGTGTTGGAGTAACCAACTTTCAAGGAAACAACAGTGAACCTGCAAACTTTGCTACTTCGTTTGCACAACACGAGAAGCTGCCTGTTCAATCTGAGAACCAGTCGTCTGCTAATTTCAATGTTAATGGGCTTGGACTCCCGGAAGATGGGCAGAATTTGATCAGTAGCCTTATGACGGTTTACGATACATCACCGGTCCTAACCTCAAACAAGAACGTCAATCTAGGGAGCACGAACTTTACTGAGAATAATCAGATGGGTGGAACGTTTGTTGGTCAGGGCGGTGTTTTTGGAAACGGGGTTTCCCAAGGAATGAGCGTAAATGCTGTGAAGGATCATAATCAGGCTCAGCCGAAAGTCGCTCAGTTCCAGTTAGACAATGGCTTTTTAGGACAAGCTATGCCTCCGATGAATGTGGGCAATAACACTCCTCAGCAGAAGCTTCAGTTTCAGATGGGTGGTACGGGTTTTCAAGGACCAAAGGTGAACCAGCCGGGAAACAACATGGGTGGGTCTCGGGTTTCAGTGGAAAACAGTCTCTCGGGTCAGAGAACAATGCCGGGTGGCAATGTCTCACAGGGAAGCAACATGGGTGGTTCTCGGATTGCAATGGAAAACAGTTTCTCGGGTCAGAGAACGGTGCCAGGGGGCAACGGTAACAACATGGCTGGTTCTGTTTTACAGTCGAATACAATGCAAATGGATAATTGTCGGGCATTCGACTCATCATTTGGAATGACGCTGAACGACAACATTGCAGATTTTGGATATGGCGGGCTTCCATTCAACCTCTCGACAATTGATTTCGACCAGCTCTCAAGGCAGGACAGCTCGATATGGAACCTTTAA